A single Mycolicibacterium cosmeticum DNA region contains:
- the scpA gene encoding methylmalonyl-CoA mutase — translation MTASTSTVPSFADVPLTSATTPAAPTAEAVAELTANAAAAHGYTPEQLDWVTPEGIEVKPVYTAADRDEAAAAGYPLNSFPGEPPFIRGPYPTMYVNQPWTIRQYAGFSTAAESNAFYRRNLAAGQKGLSVAFDLATHRGYDSDHPRVAGDVGMAGVAIDSILDMRQLFDGIDLSTVSVSMTMNGAVLPILALYVVAAEEQGVPPEKLAGTIQNDILKEFMVRNTYIYPPKPSMRIISDIFGYTSAKMPKFNSISISGYHIQEAGATADLELAYTLADGVEYIKAGLDAGLDIDKFAPRLSFFWGIGMNFFMEVAKLRAGRLLWSELVSQFDPKSSKSLSLRTHSQTSGWSLTAQDPFNNVARTCIEAMAATQGHTQSLHTNALDEALALPTDFSARIARNTQLVLQQESGTTRPIDPWGGSYYVEWLTHQLAEKARAHIAEVAEHGGMAQAIGEGIPKLRIEEAAARTQARIDSGAQPVIGVNKYQVDEDQEIEVLKVENSRVRAEQLAKLERLRAERDERETQSALAELTRAAAASGPAGEDGLGNNLLALAINAARAHATVGEISDALEKVYGRHQAEIRTISGVYRDEVGSSRNVTSATELVEKFAEADGRRPRILVAKMGQDGHDRGQKVIATAFADIGFDVDVGSLFSTPEEVAQQAADNDVHVVGVSSLAAGHLTLVPALRDALAAVGRPDIMVVVGGVIPPGDFDELYAAGATAIFPPGTVIADAAIGLLGKLAERLGYQLS, via the coding sequence ATGACCGCCAGCACAAGCACGGTGCCCAGCTTCGCCGATGTCCCGTTGACCAGTGCGACCACCCCGGCCGCACCCACCGCGGAAGCTGTCGCCGAGCTGACCGCGAACGCCGCGGCCGCGCACGGCTACACCCCCGAACAGCTGGACTGGGTGACCCCGGAGGGCATCGAGGTCAAACCGGTGTACACCGCCGCCGACCGCGACGAGGCCGCCGCGGCCGGCTATCCGTTGAACAGCTTTCCCGGTGAGCCGCCGTTCATCCGCGGTCCCTACCCGACGATGTACGTCAACCAGCCGTGGACCATCCGGCAGTACGCCGGGTTCTCCACCGCCGCGGAATCCAACGCGTTCTACCGCCGCAACCTGGCCGCCGGCCAGAAGGGCCTGTCGGTCGCCTTCGACCTGGCCACCCACCGCGGCTACGACTCCGACCATCCGCGCGTCGCCGGCGACGTCGGCATGGCCGGGGTGGCGATCGACTCGATCCTGGACATGCGCCAGCTGTTCGACGGCATCGACCTGTCCACGGTGTCGGTGTCGATGACGATGAACGGTGCGGTGCTGCCGATCCTGGCGCTGTACGTGGTGGCCGCCGAGGAGCAGGGCGTGCCGCCGGAGAAGCTGGCCGGGACCATCCAGAACGACATCCTCAAAGAGTTCATGGTCCGCAACACCTACATCTATCCGCCGAAGCCCTCCATGCGGATCATCTCCGACATCTTCGGCTACACCAGCGCCAAGATGCCGAAGTTCAACAGCATCTCCATCTCGGGCTATCACATCCAGGAGGCCGGGGCGACCGCCGACCTCGAGCTGGCCTACACGCTGGCCGACGGCGTCGAGTACATCAAGGCCGGCCTCGATGCCGGGCTGGACATCGACAAGTTCGCGCCGCGGCTGTCCTTCTTCTGGGGCATCGGGATGAACTTCTTCATGGAGGTCGCCAAGCTGCGCGCGGGCCGGCTGCTGTGGAGCGAGCTGGTGTCCCAGTTCGACCCGAAGAGCTCGAAATCCCTTTCGCTGCGCACCCATTCGCAGACCTCGGGCTGGTCGCTGACCGCCCAGGACCCGTTCAACAACGTCGCCCGCACCTGTATCGAGGCGATGGCCGCCACCCAGGGGCACACCCAGTCGCTGCACACCAACGCCCTTGACGAGGCGCTGGCACTGCCCACCGACTTCTCCGCCCGAATCGCCCGCAACACCCAGCTGGTGCTGCAGCAGGAGTCCGGCACCACCCGGCCCATCGATCCGTGGGGCGGCTCCTACTACGTGGAGTGGCTCACCCACCAGCTCGCCGAGAAGGCGCGCGCGCATATCGCCGAGGTCGCCGAGCACGGCGGCATGGCGCAGGCGATCGGTGAGGGCATCCCCAAGCTGCGCATCGAGGAGGCCGCCGCGCGCACCCAGGCCCGCATCGACTCCGGCGCCCAGCCGGTGATCGGCGTGAACAAATACCAGGTCGACGAGGACCAGGAGATCGAGGTCCTCAAGGTCGAGAACAGCCGGGTGCGCGCCGAGCAGCTGGCCAAATTGGAGCGACTCCGCGCGGAACGAGACGAGCGCGAGACACAATCCGCACTGGCCGAATTGACCAGGGCTGCAGCGGCATCCGGGCCGGCAGGGGAGGACGGGCTGGGCAACAACCTGCTGGCGCTGGCCATCAACGCCGCCCGGGCGCATGCCACCGTCGGCGAGATCTCCGACGCACTGGAGAAGGTGTACGGCCGGCACCAGGCCGAGATCCGGACCATCTCCGGTGTCTACCGGGACGAGGTGGGGAGCAGCCGAAACGTGACCAGCGCAACGGAATTGGTCGAGAAGTTCGCCGAGGCCGACGGGCGCCGGCCCCGCATCCTGGTGGCCAAGATGGGCCAGGACGGCCACGACCGCGGCCAGAAGGTGATCGCCACCGCCTTCGCCGACATCGGCTTCGACGTGGACGTCGGCTCGCTGTTCTCCACCCCGGAGGAGGTGGCCCAGCAGGCCGCCGACAACGACGTGCACGTCGTCGGGGTGTCCTCGCTGGCTGCCGGTCACCTGACCCTGGTGCCCGCCCTGCGCGACGCACTGGCCGCGGTCGGACGGCCCGACATCATGGTCGTGGTCGGCGGCGTCATCCCGCCCGGGGACTTCGACGAGCTGTACGCGGCGGGCGCGACGGCGATCTTCCCGCCGGGCACCGTGATCGCCGACGCCGCGATCGGCCTGCTCGGCAAGCTGGCCGAGCGGTTGGGTTACCAGCTGAGCTAG
- the meaB gene encoding methylmalonyl Co-A mutase-associated GTPase MeaB: MAADTGDLAAAIRNGERAALARAITLVESTRADHRERAQQLLLELMPDAGKALHVGITGVPGVGKSTTIEALGMYLIEHGHRVAVLAVDPSSTRTGGSILGDKTRMAKLAVHPDAYIRPSPTSGTLGGVARATRETIVLLEAAGFDVILVETVGVGQSEVTVAAMVDTFVFLTLARTGDQLQGIKKGVLELADVVVVNKADGEHAVEAKAAARELTAALRLIYPRETLWRPPVLTMSALTGDGLAQLWETIERHGDVLRGAGEFDRRRRAQQVEWTWAMVRDTVLDRVLSHPAVRALRADVERRVRDGELTPALAAQQILAAADRPPT; encoded by the coding sequence GTGGCTGCCGACACAGGAGACCTCGCCGCGGCGATCCGCAACGGCGAGCGTGCCGCGCTGGCGCGGGCGATCACGCTGGTCGAGTCGACCAGGGCCGACCACCGCGAGCGCGCCCAGCAGCTGCTGCTGGAGCTGATGCCCGACGCCGGCAAGGCCTTGCACGTGGGGATCACCGGTGTGCCCGGGGTGGGGAAGTCCACCACCATCGAGGCGCTCGGCATGTACCTGATCGAGCACGGTCACCGGGTGGCGGTGCTGGCGGTCGACCCGTCCTCCACCCGCACCGGTGGGTCGATCCTGGGCGACAAGACCCGGATGGCCAAGCTGGCCGTGCACCCGGATGCCTACATCCGGCCGTCGCCGACCTCGGGCACCCTCGGCGGGGTGGCCCGGGCCACCCGCGAGACCATCGTGCTGTTGGAGGCGGCCGGCTTCGACGTCATCCTGGTCGAGACCGTCGGCGTCGGGCAGTCGGAGGTGACGGTCGCCGCGATGGTCGACACATTCGTCTTTTTGACCCTGGCGCGCACCGGTGACCAACTGCAGGGCATCAAGAAGGGTGTGCTGGAGCTCGCCGACGTGGTGGTGGTGAACAAGGCCGACGGTGAGCACGCGGTCGAGGCGAAGGCCGCGGCCCGGGAACTGACGGCGGCGCTGCGCCTGATCTATCCGCGCGAAACGCTCTGGCGCCCACCGGTTCTCACCATGAGCGCACTGACCGGCGACGGTCTGGCGCAGCTGTGGGAGACCATCGAGCGCCACGGTGACGTGCTGCGCGGCGCGGGGGAGTTCGACAGGCGCCGGCGGGCCCAGCAGGTGGAGTGGACCTGGGCGATGGTGCGGGACACCGTGCTGGACCGGGTGCTGTCGCATCCGGCGGTGCGCGCGTTGCGGGCCGACGTGGAGCGCCGGGTGCGCGACGGCGAGCTGACACCGGCGCTGGCCGCACAGCAGATTCTGGCCGCCGCCGACCGGCCCCCGACCTGA
- the lipL gene encoding esterase/beta-lactamase LipL: MTHAMEGGRSAARPHDDDRAELPHGVHGAADPSFGVVVRAFAQLFRHPRFGGGALAVYLDGVPVVDVWTGWSDRRGTRPWTADTGAMVFSATKGLASTVIHRLADRGLIDYEAPVAQYWPEFGANGKADITVRDAMRHRAGLSQLGSVTTAELLDHEIMEHRVAAARPGLFRGRPAYHALTYGWLLAGLARAVTGCGMRDLFRSELAAPLGVDGLHLGRPPGSAPTQPARIIGPQGAWKNPVFDMIAPQVAGLPFSGAFGAMYFPGMRSMVQGDMPLLDSEMASANGVVTARALARLYGAIANGGEVDGTRFLSPALVDGLTARPSWHPDGAMLMPMSFHLGYHGLPVPGVLPGFGHVGLGGSLGWADPASGLAFGYVHNRLLTPMLVPDQAGFVATAALIRHAAGRARNRGFAGISQFGAPFSYPSPAAG, translated from the coding sequence GTGACCCACGCAATGGAGGGCGGGCGCAGCGCGGCGCGGCCCCATGACGACGATCGCGCGGAGCTGCCGCACGGCGTGCACGGGGCGGCCGACCCGAGCTTCGGCGTCGTGGTGCGGGCCTTCGCCCAGCTGTTCCGCCACCCCCGGTTCGGTGGCGGGGCCTTGGCGGTCTACCTGGACGGTGTACCGGTCGTCGATGTGTGGACCGGATGGTCGGACCGGCGCGGTACCCGGCCGTGGACGGCCGACACGGGGGCCATGGTGTTCTCGGCGACCAAGGGTCTGGCCTCCACCGTCATCCACCGCCTCGCAGACCGCGGCCTGATCGACTACGAGGCGCCGGTCGCGCAGTACTGGCCGGAATTCGGTGCCAACGGCAAGGCGGACATCACCGTCCGCGACGCCATGCGGCATCGGGCCGGGCTGTCCCAGCTGGGTTCGGTCACCACGGCCGAGCTGCTCGACCACGAAATCATGGAGCACCGGGTCGCCGCCGCCCGGCCGGGCCTGTTCCGCGGGCGTCCGGCCTACCATGCGCTCACGTACGGCTGGCTGCTGGCCGGGCTGGCGCGCGCGGTGACCGGCTGCGGGATGCGGGACCTGTTCCGGTCGGAGCTGGCCGCCCCCCTCGGTGTCGACGGCCTGCACCTGGGCCGGCCGCCCGGTTCGGCGCCGACACAGCCGGCGCGCATCATCGGGCCGCAGGGCGCGTGGAAGAACCCCGTCTTCGACATGATCGCGCCGCAGGTGGCCGGCCTGCCGTTCTCGGGCGCCTTCGGCGCCATGTACTTCCCGGGGATGCGCTCGATGGTGCAGGGCGACATGCCGCTGCTGGACAGCGAGATGGCCTCGGCCAACGGCGTGGTGACTGCCCGTGCGCTCGCGCGCCTGTACGGCGCCATCGCCAACGGGGGCGAGGTGGACGGCACCCGGTTCCTGTCTCCGGCGCTGGTCGACGGCCTGACCGCGCGCCCGAGCTGGCATCCCGACGGGGCGATGCTGATGCCGATGTCGTTCCACCTCGGCTACCACGGCCTGCCCGTCCCGGGGGTGCTGCCGGGCTTCGGCCACGTGGGTCTGGGCGGCTCGCTGGGCTGGGCCGATCCGGCCTCCGGGCTGGCGTTCGGCTACGTGCACAACCGGTTGTTGACCCCGATGCTCGTGCCTGACCAGGCAGGATTCGTCGCGACCGCGGCGCTGATCCGGCATGCGGCCGGACGGGCCCGCAATCGCGGTTTCGCCGGGATTTCGCAGTTCGGCGCCCCTTTCTCATACCCCTCCCCGGCGGCCGGTTAG